The genomic segment CGTGTGTCTCGGCCGCGCGAACGCAGTTCTCGGTGCCGCCCAGATGGACCGTCTCGTGCATCTCGTCGCCGCCGTCGGGCTTGAACAGCGGCGAGAGCGCGGGCAGGAAGACGACGGCGTCTTGCCCCTCGAAGGCGTCCTCGATACTGTCGTAGTCGGTCACGTCGCCCGTCTTGCGGGTCACCCCGTCGGGAAGCTCCGCGTCGTGGGGGTCGCGCGACAGGGCGGTCACCTCGTGGCCCCGCTCGTCGAGTTCCCGGCACAGGTGCTGTCCAACGAAGCCAGTCCCGCCGGCTACAAGTACGTCCATATCGCTTCCTTTCCGCCGAGAGACTGTAAAGATAGGGAGAAACCAGTATGGGCCGCAGGTGTTCGGGGCGCTTACGTACCCCGCTACCGAGGATCCGATATGCTCGTCACGCTCGAAGGACTCGACGGCAGCGGCAAGACGACGGTCTTGGAGCGGCTCCGGGCCGACGACGCCCTGCCGGCCGACACCGCCTTCACCCGCGAACCGACCGACAGCTGGTACGGTGAGACCGTCACGCGCTCAATCGAGGACGACGACGCCGACTCGCTGGCCGAACTCTTCCTGTACACCGCCGACCACGCCGCCCACCTGACCGACACCGTCCGCCCCGCCCTCGACGACGGCCGGCTGGTCGTCTCCGACCGCTACTCGGACTCCCGATACGCCTACCAGGGGGCGACACTCGCCGACAGCGAGTGGTTCGACGACCCCCTGGCCTACGTCAAACAGGTCCACGAACCGTGGACCCGCCCGCCCGACAAGACCGTGTACCTCGACCTCGACCCGGAGACGGCCGCCACGCGGAGCGGCGCCACCAACAAGTTCGAGACCGCGGACTATCTCGCCGACGTCAGGGAGAACTACGAGCGGCTCGTCGACGCAGAGCCCGACCGGTTCGTCCGCGTCGACGCCACCGCGTCCCTCGACACCGTCTACGAGCGGGTCCGCGAGGCGGTTGTCGACTAGTTCGTCGACGTCGGCAGGTCGACCTCGTCGGGCGAGGGCATCCAGACGTAGTCGAAGGTCATCCCGAGCGCGAGCGGTATCAGTATCGTCAGCGCGACCGCAGCGACGTTGCTAAGTCCCAGCCCGGCGCCGAAACCCAGCACGGCAAACAGCATGAACACGACGAACATCGCGAACGGACAGAGCAGCACGGAGTAGACGAACCCGCCCCACCGAGTTTTCAGCCGTACCCGGAAAAAACGGGTCATGAGTGCCGTCAAAGCGCTGTTCAGCAGCACGATGACGAGCAGTCCGGCGAGTCCGACGACGCTGACCATACCGGGCCTAGCGAGTCGACGCCCTTTGCCGTATCGGAACGGCGCTACTCCAGACAGATGTACGTCCTGGTGTCCGCGACCCCGTCCAGGTCACGCACGCGAGTCGACACCGACTGCATCACGTCGTACACCTCGTCACCGCTGGCTTCGGCGATGATGTCGTACTGTCCCGCCACGATATGCGCCTCGGTGATACCCTCGGAGTCCCGGACAGCGGCCAGCAGGTCCTCCGATTTGCCCGCGACAGTCTTGATCATGATGAACGCGGATGCCATACTTTGGTACAACGTACCATAGTATCAAAAACTTTCGCGCGGCTGTCGGCTTCCGGTGTCAGGGAACCCGCCGGTGAGTGAGCCGGCGAGCGGGGTACTTTTATTCGTCCCGGTTACGTACTGCCGTCTATGCTATACGTTATCGTGGGTGCAGGCCGTGTGGGACTCCGGACCGCACGGGTACTGCGGGAGAGTGGCCACGACGTCACACTCATCGAACGCGACGAGGGCGCCGTCGAGCGGGCGGAGGCCGCGGGCTTCGACGTCATCTCCGGTGACGGGGCCCTCGAAGAGACGCTCGAGTCGGCCAACCTCGACGCGGCCGACGCGCTGGGCGCGCTGACCGGCGACCTGAACGACAACTTCGTC from the Halomicroarcula saliterrae genome contains:
- the tmk gene encoding dTMP kinase — encoded protein: MLVTLEGLDGSGKTTVLERLRADDALPADTAFTREPTDSWYGETVTRSIEDDDADSLAELFLYTADHAAHLTDTVRPALDDGRLVVSDRYSDSRYAYQGATLADSEWFDDPLAYVKQVHEPWTRPPDKTVYLDLDPETAATRSGATNKFETADYLADVRENYERLVDAEPDRFVRVDATASLDTVYERVREAVVD
- a CDS encoding Lrp/AsnC ligand binding domain-containing protein produces the protein MASAFIMIKTVAGKSEDLLAAVRDSEGITEAHIVAGQYDIIAEASGDEVYDVMQSVSTRVRDLDGVADTRTYICLE